The genomic interval CATGCTCGAGTACCACGTCGGCGATTCGACCGAGAGCGACACGATGGCGTTCGTCTCCCAGGCCGACGACCCGAGCCTCTGGATCCTCGGCGCCAACCTTGCCACGAGCGACGACCGCGACGAGCTTCTCGCCACCCTCATCCACGAGTACGCGCACATCCTGTTCCTCTCGACCGATCAGATCGACCTCGAAGGCGAATGCGACGCCGACGTCGTGCTGTGGGAGGGCTGCCCAGTCGACGGCGCCGTCGTCGCCGACTTCCGCGAGCAGTTCTGGAGCGCCTACGACGACGCACCGCCCGCCGACAACACGGACAGCGATATCGCGTACGACTTCTACCTCGCGCACGAGGACGACTTCGTGAGCGACTACGCCGCCACCAACCCCATCGAGGACGCAGCCGAGACCTTCACCACATTCGTGCTCGAAGAGCGGCCCGCCGCCGACAGCACGATCGCGCAGAAGATCGGCTTCTTCTGGGATCACGCGTGGCTCGTGGAGATCCGCGAGCACATCCGCGCCGAGTTCTCGGGCGAGCACGGCCTGCCGTGACCCGCGACGCACGACTCGGCGGAAACGTTGGGTCGCATGCGCAGACCCCCGGAAGCCAGACTGTCGTCATGTCCGACGACCACGCCGCCTTCGAGGCCGTCTACCTGCGGCACCTGCCCGCCGTCAGCGCCTACCTCGCCCGCCGTGTCGCGCGCGACGACGTGGAGGACCTCGCCGCCGACGCGTTCGCGATCGCGTGGCGCCGACGCGACACGGTGACACCGGGTGAGGAGCTGCCCTGGCTGTACCGCATCGCGTCGTACCAGGTGGCGAACCACCGCCGCCGCCTCGCATCGCGCACCAGCGTGCTCGGCTTCCTGAGCGCGCCCGACTCCGCCCCCGCCGCCGACGCCGCATTCGACGGCGACCCGCACCTCGCCGCCGCGTGGGCATCGCTCCCTGCGGGCCAGCGCGAGATCCTCGCACTCGTCGTCCTCGACGACCTCGCCGTCGGCGACGCCGCGATCGCGCTCGGCATCACCGCGAACGCCGCGAGCATCCGCCTGCACCGCGCCAAGAAGGCGCTCGTCTCCGCGCTGGGCGAGAACCGCACGGATATCGCCGCCGGACCGGATGAAAGATCCGCCACACCCGCGACATAGACAGGGTATGAACAGCTTCCAGGACGACGCAGAGTCCCGACTCCGTCGCGCGGCCTCACCGGTCGACGCGCCCGCTCTCGACCCGGCCATCGTGTCCGGCGCTGCAGAGCGCCCCGCCCCGCGGCTCGTGCGCCACGGTCGCGCCACCCGCGTGGCGGCCGTATCCGCGACCGCTCTCGCCGCGGTCACCGCCGGCGCACTCGTGCTCGCCAATCCCTTCGCCCCGCAGGCGCCGCTGTTCCTCGCGGCCAGCTCCGCCGGTGGTGCAGCCGAGGCATCGAGCCTCGCCGCCGACGCGCGCATGATGGTGTGGGTCGACTACCGCTACGAAGCGGGGGCCGGCCTCAGCACCGATGGCGGACGCGGTTCCGTGTACGAGCTGCGCCGCGCGGGCACCCCGCAGTCGGTCCTCGGTTCGGTCGCCGAACGCCTCGGCGTGGACGGCGACGTCGTCGAATCCGAGTGGTCGAGTGCGGAATACCCCGTCTACCTCGTCGGATCGGATGACGGCACCGCGCCGTCGGTCACGCTCAGCTGGTCGGGCGTCGGCGAGTGGTGGTACAGCGACCCGGCGGCCTACCCCGAGCCCGTGTGCACCACGGTGCCCGTCGAGGGAGGTGTCGACGGCGAGAGCTACGAAGCGTGCGCGACGCCTGAGGTTCCCGCATCGGAGTCGCTCGCGCCGAGCGCCGACGAGGCGAAGCGCCTGGCGGCGGAGCTCTTCGACGTCGGCCCCGGAGCTGTGACCGTCACCGAAGACCCGTGGCAGACCACCGCATCCGTGCACCTCGCCGTCGACGGGCAGGCCACCGCGCTCGTCGAGACCGTGGCCTGGACGACCACGGGACGGATCGCCTGGGCGTCCGGCCACTCGTTCGAGGTCGTCGAGCGCGGCGCGTTCGACACCGTCTCTCCCGCCGCCGGCGTCGAACGGCTCGCCGACGGACGCTGGTACGGTGCGGCGGGGCCCGACTTCCAGGGCGGCATGGTGGCGTTCGCCGCCGAGTCGATGATGCGCGGCGCCGAGAGCGGCGCTGGCGAGGACGGCTCCGCTGATGAGCCGATCATCGACGAGCCGATCGTCGAGCCCGGCCTCGTCCCCGACGAGGCACCCGAGCCCGAGGTCGTGCACGTGACGCTCGAGAGCGCGACGGCCACTCTCCTGCTCATGTGGGACGCCGACGGCAACGCCTGGCTCGTCCCCGGCTACGCCTACGAGAACCCGGATGGCAGCTTCTGGCACACCGCGGTGTCGCTCGTCGAGGGCGTCATCGCCCTCCCCGAGCCCCTCGAGGTCGAGCCGCTCCCGGCGGACATCGACTAGCAGTCCCTGCAGGGGGCGGGGGCCGTGCGAACCGAGATCATGTCCGGATGGCCCCCGTCGCACGTGGGAACGCCAACATCCACCACCACCACCACCACCACCACCACATCATCGATGCTCTCCCCCACTCCGCACGATCCGCGCTCGACGTGGGAACCGGCGACGGGCTGCTCGCCGCCGAGCTGCGCGAGCGAATCCCCCACGTCGTCGCACGCTGCTGCGCCGCTCCGTGGCCCTTTGGCGCAAGCCGTTGCTCTGACCGTGAGCCCCCGCCCCCTCGAACCCCCGAGAATCGTGCCTGTCCGTTGATTCAGAGCCCCTGAATCGACCATCTCGCACGAATCTCAGGGGGTGCGCGCCGCGAGGAGGCGTCGCAAGCGCGATGTGAGGACCGTGGGCCGCTGGAAGAGGTCGGATGCTGTCACACGGACGACGCGCCAGCCCGCATCCTCGAAGAGCTCCCGTCGCTCCAGGTCGCGCATCCACGTCGTCCGGTCGACGCGGTGAACGTCACCCTCGTACTCGAGTGCGACGCGTGCGGCCGGCCACGCGAGGTCCGCATGCAGGATGAGACGGCGCCCGAGCGGGACGGCATGATCCACGCGTGGCTCGGGGAGGCGACTTCGCACGCACACCAGCCGCAGGAGCGATTCCGGTCGGGAATCGACGCCTGTGCGCAGGCGTGGCACGGCCCACGCCACACGCGCTGAGCCCGGGGACCCTCGCAGCCGCTCCGCCGCCCTTTCCAGCTCATCGATCGCCACGACCCCCGGCCCGCGCACTCCGCCGATCCGAGGTCCGGTGAGAAGGGCGTCGCCCGCCGCGACGAGATCCTCACGACGCAGAGACGCCGCGGCCTGACACCACGCGAACGCCGGGCTCGCCACGGGGAGCCCGCCGAGCATCCGCGTCTCGATGTGCCGCAGCGAGTGCCCGCGCACTCCGATGCCGCGCGGCGGTGTGCGCGGGAAGAGCACAGAGAGGTGCAGATCGTCGTCGCCCTCCGGCAACGGCGCGCCCCAGAGCGCGAGCGCCGTCCCGTGGCTGAACGCCTGCCCGTCGAGCAGCAGCGGCGCATAGGCGGCGCACCGGTCGCCGACACTGGACAGGTTGAGCCCGAACCCCACGACGCCCGTGTAGGGACGATCCACGTCTTCGCGCCGCATCCGGGAGGTGCCGATGCCGAGCTCCCGCGCGTGCCCTGAGCGCAGAGGGACGCCGCTCAGCTCATCCGGGACGTGCTGTCGGGGTCGGGGCATCTCCCGATGGTGCCCGTGCGGGGCCGTGGTGCTGGCCCACCATCCACAACCCCCGGAGAATCGTGCCTGTTGGTCGTTTCAGGGGTTCTGAATCAGCAATCAGGCACGATTCTCGGGGTGTGTGGGCCGGGGTGGTCAGGCGAGGGACGCCTGGAAGCGGGCGACGACCTCGGAGGCGGGCACCTCGGTGCGCTCGTTGGTGCGGCGGTCCCACAGCTCGACGAGCCCGTCGGCGGCGCCACGGCCCACGATCACGACCGTGGGCACACCGAGCAGCTCGGCGTCGCCGAACTTCATGCCGGGAGAGACCTTCGGACGGTCGTCATAGAGCACCTCGAAGCGCTGCGCCTCGAAGTCGGCGGCTACCTGAGCGGCCAGTTCGAACGCCACCTGGTCGCGGCCGGTGGCGACGACGTGCACATCGAACGGCGCGATGCCGCGCGGCCACAGAAGGCCGCGATCGTCAGCGGTCGTCTCGGCGATCGCCGCGAGGATGCGGGTCACGCCGATGCCGTAGGAGCCCATCGTGACGGTCACGAGCTTGCCGTTCTCGTCGAGCACCTTGAGCCCGAGCGCGTCCGCGTACTTGCGACCCAGCTGGAAGACGTGG from Salinibacterium sp. ZJ70 carries:
- a CDS encoding NADH:ubiquinone oxidoreductase subunit 4 (chain M), whose translation is MRRLLWILIPSVLVLAVAGVVTAIVLSTFPGGSADEGSGAGSNPGAAREMDDDDFGTVLVYDVLDDGSLSPEPDGLALEIWEMFSRIASTEFLAEGMLEYHVGDSTESDTMAFVSQADDPSLWILGANLATSDDRDELLATLIHEYAHILFLSTDQIDLEGECDADVVLWEGCPVDGAVVADFREQFWSAYDDAPPADNTDSDIAYDFYLAHEDDFVSDYAATNPIEDAAETFTTFVLEERPAADSTIAQKIGFFWDHAWLVEIREHIRAEFSGEHGLP
- a CDS encoding RNA polymerase sigma factor; the encoded protein is MSDDHAAFEAVYLRHLPAVSAYLARRVARDDVEDLAADAFAIAWRRRDTVTPGEELPWLYRIASYQVANHRRRLASRTSVLGFLSAPDSAPAADAAFDGDPHLAAAWASLPAGQREILALVVLDDLAVGDAAIALGITANAASIRLHRAKKALVSALGENRTDIAAGPDERSATPAT
- a CDS encoding endonuclease domain-containing protein, translating into MPRPRQHVPDELSGVPLRSGHARELGIGTSRMRREDVDRPYTGVVGFGLNLSSVGDRCAAYAPLLLDGQAFSHGTALALWGAPLPEGDDDLHLSVLFPRTPPRGIGVRGHSLRHIETRMLGGLPVASPAFAWCQAAASLRREDLVAAGDALLTGPRIGGVRGPGVVAIDELERAAERLRGSPGSARVAWAVPRLRTGVDSRPESLLRLVCVRSRLPEPRVDHAVPLGRRLILHADLAWPAARVALEYEGDVHRVDRTTWMRDLERRELFEDAGWRVVRVTASDLFQRPTVLTSRLRRLLAARTP